A single window of uncultured Methanospirillum sp. DNA harbors:
- a CDS encoding PAS domain S-box protein, protein MDLKNKPVILILDYLSKQCEGKSVFEISTSLGMNRNLVSKYLSILLMQGRVELKPHGTMKVYRLSNRIPFSFLSRINETFLIGLDQFYIIKECIGDLPPFFYQHNKIIGKKIQTMDYPGFQEKHVLETINQTFDGKSSFNHHIQIGSYWHLIKIIPIIFDDRTIGIALSFSDITQMKGLESAETFWKSRYMAITDMNPDMVLHLSPDGKITSVNPAFTIFQNVAKKDIIGTTIIPGLMTEDQKKISDLIYSLSFNNPHTEIILQTILKNGSIHWIKWKIIGIFLDQNLMEVLLQGSDITRETLLEFKYTRSDLEFQSLIDEKNKAIIELNQNLKREREEKKILEYKNQMKVIENNSLLQSTHNVILKITNLGVIQNINIGFTNILDYPSDKIIGKNIAEFLYSADALLLKEKLHLVNTKFEPIHHVELMFRSNTGSPIYVDLSGVPILSDNKKELTINCIGQVITKRRIMEQELKKLKTIMDKTSDIINIFNEKGYFQYINQAGKRILEIPESNSINTYKLTQFIRKSSQKEFDFGLKIATDRGIWRGEITLTSLSGRDRPISIEIITYRDSPDASLIYLTVGRDISERMIHYQELSRINAYNRGLLETSNDALLLIGSDGIIKDVNKSTEIFTGYQYDELVGSKFSRYCISLDELKKGCQQVLTEGIIRNYQIDIEHRSRKIIKAELNASIFRDENRITQGIIASIRDIASQCKKNDELIQQYEYYLVVLDNFSYPVLRFGFDGKLNSINKSYFEFSRGTHDAKIFPDLTEEIHPKDFDRLFLLHTNSYKNHQPFNIKHRHRYKNGSYRWVKYFSKPLYSISGEFIGNIGTFIDMHAGKEEYEHIQEKDLRLLKLISKMPIGVVLPDIWGECILINQEWTNKRDISFKDSIGIGWVQKLHYEDRDILLNKWKTTIESDEEWGFNFQFKMNDGKTVLVYGKAYLLSGPEGTTTRYIGFNAEISPENGNKSFQLESGKKLKQKSKDREEGTWTIDSEGYTMFVNQRMADILGYSPEEMKGRHLFSFMDDKGVQYATNLISRRKDGISEEHVFIFIHKSGKEIFTKLSTSPIIDSSGNYLGAIAIVIDLSNEKNFHIS, encoded by the coding sequence ATGGATCTCAAAAACAAACCTGTTATTTTGATTCTTGATTACTTATCAAAACAATGTGAGGGAAAAAGTGTTTTTGAAATTTCCACTTCACTCGGAATGAATCGAAATCTTGTTTCAAAATATCTTTCAATTCTCCTTATGCAGGGTCGAGTCGAACTAAAGCCTCATGGAACAATGAAAGTATACCGTTTATCTAATCGGATACCATTTTCATTCTTATCACGAATCAATGAAACATTCCTGATTGGGCTTGACCAATTTTATATTATTAAAGAATGTATCGGAGACCTTCCTCCTTTTTTTTATCAGCATAATAAAATAATAGGCAAAAAAATTCAAACAATGGACTACCCGGGCTTTCAGGAGAAACACGTATTAGAGACTATTAATCAAACATTTGATGGGAAAAGTTCCTTCAATCATCATATTCAGATTGGATCATATTGGCACCTGATTAAGATAATTCCCATAATATTTGATGATCGTACTATAGGAATAGCATTATCCTTCTCTGATATTACCCAGATGAAAGGTCTTGAATCTGCTGAAACATTCTGGAAATCAAGATATATGGCTATTACAGATATGAATCCGGATATGGTCCTCCACCTTTCCCCAGATGGAAAGATAACCTCTGTTAATCCTGCCTTTACCATCTTTCAAAATGTTGCAAAAAAGGATATTATCGGAACCACAATCATTCCTGGGCTTATGACAGAGGATCAGAAGAAAATTTCAGATCTGATATATTCACTCTCATTTAATAATCCTCACACTGAAATAATTCTTCAAACCATCCTGAAGAATGGATCAATTCATTGGATCAAATGGAAAATTATTGGCATTTTTTTGGATCAAAATCTGATGGAGGTCCTATTACAAGGATCTGATATTACCAGGGAAACATTACTTGAATTTAAATATACTCGTAGTGATTTAGAGTTTCAATCACTAATCGATGAAAAAAATAAAGCGATTATCGAATTGAATCAAAATTTAAAAAGGGAGAGAGAAGAGAAAAAAATTCTTGAATATAAGAATCAGATGAAAGTAATTGAAAATAATAGTTTGCTCCAATCTACACATAATGTCATTTTGAAAATTACTAATCTGGGAGTGATTCAAAATATAAATATCGGTTTTACGAATATCCTGGATTATCCTTCTGATAAAATAATTGGAAAAAATATAGCCGAATTTCTTTATTCTGCTGATGCTTTATTATTAAAGGAAAAACTCCATCTTGTAAATACCAAATTTGAACCCATTCATCATGTTGAATTAATGTTTCGATCAAATACTGGATCCCCAATATATGTAGATTTATCAGGTGTTCCAATATTATCAGATAATAAAAAAGAGTTAACCATCAATTGTATCGGACAGGTTATTACAAAACGGCGAATAATGGAACAGGAATTAAAAAAATTAAAAACTATTATGGATAAAACATCTGATATAATAAATATCTTTAATGAAAAAGGATATTTTCAATATATCAATCAGGCTGGAAAAAGGATACTTGAAATTCCTGAATCCAATTCTATAAACACGTATAAATTAACCCAATTTATAAGAAAATCATCTCAAAAAGAATTTGATTTTGGATTAAAAATTGCAACAGATAGGGGAATTTGGAGGGGAGAAATTACCCTGACCTCACTCTCGGGACGGGACAGACCAATTTCAATAGAGATCATCACATATAGAGATTCTCCCGATGCTTCTCTGATTTATCTGACTGTAGGCAGGGATATTTCTGAGAGAATGATTCATTATCAGGAATTGAGCAGAATTAATGCATACAATAGGGGGCTTCTTGAGACTAGTAATGATGCTCTATTACTTATTGGATCAGATGGGATTATTAAAGATGTTAATAAATCTACTGAAATATTTACCGGATATCAATATGATGAATTAGTTGGATCAAAGTTCTCTAGATATTGTATATCTCTTGATGAGTTAAAAAAAGGGTGCCAGCAGGTTTTAACAGAAGGTATTATTCGTAACTATCAAATTGACATTGAGCACCGTAGTAGAAAAATTATTAAGGCAGAATTAAACGCTTCCATATTCCGGGATGAAAACCGAATAACCCAGGGCATTATTGCATCAATTCGTGATATTGCCTCTCAATGTAAAAAAAATGATGAACTTATCCAGCAATATGAATATTATCTGGTAGTTTTAGATAATTTTTCTTACCCAGTTCTACGATTTGGATTTGATGGAAAACTAAATTCTATAAACAAATCCTACTTTGAATTTTCTCGGGGTACTCATGATGCTAAAATATTTCCAGATCTTACAGAAGAAATTCATCCTAAAGATTTTGACCGACTATTTTTACTCCATACTAACTCATATAAGAATCATCAGCCATTTAATATAAAACACCGGCATCGGTACAAAAATGGATCCTATCGATGGGTTAAATATTTTTCTAAACCGTTGTACTCAATATCTGGTGAATTTATAGGAAATATTGGAACTTTCATAGATATGCATGCTGGAAAAGAAGAATATGAGCATATTCAGGAAAAAGATCTTAGGTTACTAAAACTTATTTCAAAAATGCCAATAGGAGTCGTTCTCCCTGATATCTGGGGAGAATGTATCTTAATTAATCAGGAGTGGACCAATAAGAGAGATATTTCCTTTAAAGATTCTATTGGCATAGGATGGGTTCAAAAGTTGCATTACGAAGATCGTGATATCCTCCTGAATAAATGGAAAACAACAATAGAATCGGATGAAGAATGGGGTTTCAACTTTCAATTTAAGATGAATGATGGGAAAACTGTCCTGGTTTATGGGAAAGCATATCTATTATCCGGTCCAGAAGGAACAACAACTCGATATATCGGCTTCAATGCTGAAATATCTCCGGAAAATGGCAATAAAAGTTTTCAATTAGAAAGTGGAAAAAAACTAAAACAGAAAAGCAAAGATAGGGAGGAAGGTACCTGGACAATAGATTCTGAAGGATACACTATGTTTGTAAACCAGAGGATGGCAGATATTCTTGGATACTCTCCTGAAGAGATGAAAGGCAGGCACCTCTTTTCTTTTATGGATGATAAAGGAGTTCAGTATGCAACAAATCTAATTTCGCGTAGAAAAGATGGAATATCAGAAGAACATGTTTTTATTTTCATCCATAAATCGGGAAAGGAGATATTCACAAAATTATCTACATCACCCATCATCGATTCTTCGGGAAATTACCTCGGAGCTATTGCCATTGTCATAGATCTGTCAAATGAGAAGAACTTCCATATATCATAA
- a CDS encoding CheR family methyltransferase produces MGFTFFYRDEQSIRQAIDLILPTIQNRTYITIWSAGCSLGQEAYTFAIMLRERMGPFQYRNVKIFATDLDEYDKYGTIINSGRYPAQDITRIPQDIQKNYFIKVPEDPDYVQVIEEIRNAVVFCKHDLLSLKPIKNRFHLIICKNVLLHFTEEQRLKVWQMFFESLEDEGYLLHEQTQKIPEEFNEKFKQPISNVQIYRKRKK; encoded by the coding sequence ATGGGTTTTACCTTTTTTTATCGTGATGAACAGTCAATAAGACAAGCAATAGACTTAATTTTACCCACAATACAGAATCGGACATATATTACAATATGGAGTGCAGGTTGTTCCCTCGGGCAGGAAGCATACACATTTGCAATTATGCTTCGGGAACGAATGGGACCATTTCAATACCGGAATGTGAAAATATTCGCGACCGATCTAGATGAATATGATAAATATGGTACGATCATCAATTCTGGAAGATATCCTGCACAGGACATAACAAGAATCCCTCAAGATATCCAGAAAAATTATTTTATCAAAGTTCCAGAGGACCCTGATTATGTACAAGTCATAGAGGAGATCCGAAATGCAGTTGTATTTTGCAAACATGATCTGCTCTCCCTTAAACCTATTAAAAACAGATTTCACCTCATCATCTGTAAGAATGTCCTTCTCCATTTTACTGAAGAACAGCGACTCAAAGTATGGCAGATGTTTTTTGAATCTCTTGAGGATGAGGGATATTTACTCCATGAACAGACACAAAAAATTCCTGAAGAATTTAATGAGAAATTTAAACAACCAATATCAAATGTTCAAATCTATCGAAAACGAAAAAAATGA